The following proteins come from a genomic window of Paenibacillus wynnii:
- the trpS gene encoding tryptophan--tRNA ligase, whose product MAKKVLSGIQPSGSLTIGNYIGAIKNYVKLQHENECYFMVVDLHAITVPQEPTALREQSESVAALYIAAGIDPAKANVFMQSHVPQHAELGWLMTTLTNMGELERMTQFKDKSSGKESVGAGLFVYPSLMAADVLLYNADLVPVGEDQKQHLELTRDLAGRFNHRFGEFFTIPEPFIPEVGARIMSLDDGTKKMSKSSPNAGSYIALLDPPDVISKKFSRATTDSGSEIKYDTVNKPEISNLMSIYAEFAGMTLQQVADQYEGQRYGGFKKDLAGVVVATLEPLQQKYHEIRSSGTITDILAEGAEKARFLAAETLAGVKERMGFLPFR is encoded by the coding sequence ATGGCTAAAAAGGTATTATCGGGAATTCAACCCAGCGGATCGCTCACGATCGGGAATTACATTGGAGCTATCAAGAATTATGTAAAATTACAGCATGAGAACGAATGTTATTTCATGGTGGTAGATCTGCACGCGATTACGGTTCCACAGGAGCCTACAGCGCTTCGTGAGCAATCCGAGTCGGTAGCTGCACTATATATTGCCGCAGGTATCGACCCAGCCAAAGCGAACGTGTTCATGCAGTCTCATGTACCACAGCATGCAGAACTGGGATGGTTGATGACAACACTCACTAACATGGGTGAATTGGAGCGGATGACTCAGTTCAAAGACAAATCTTCCGGTAAAGAATCGGTTGGGGCGGGATTGTTTGTCTACCCTTCGCTCATGGCAGCCGATGTTCTTTTATATAACGCTGACCTTGTTCCAGTAGGAGAAGATCAGAAGCAACATCTGGAATTAACCCGTGATTTGGCAGGACGCTTTAATCACCGCTTTGGAGAATTTTTCACTATTCCCGAACCGTTTATTCCAGAGGTGGGCGCCCGTATTATGTCATTGGACGACGGAACCAAGAAAATGAGCAAGAGCAGCCCGAATGCTGGAAGCTACATCGCGTTGTTGGATCCGCCGGATGTTATCAGCAAAAAATTCAGCCGCGCTACCACGGACTCCGGCAGTGAAATTAAATATGATACGGTGAATAAACCGGAGATCAGTAATCTAATGTCTATCTACGCTGAATTTGCAGGGATGACACTGCAGCAGGTAGCTGATCAGTATGAAGGTCAAAGGTATGGTGGATTCAAAAAAGATCTAGCTGGAGTAGTGGTTGCTACCCTTGAACCTCTACAGCAGAAGTATCATGAAATCCGCAGTTCAGGTACGATTACCGATATCTTAGCCGAAGGTGCGGAAAAAGCTCGGTTCCTCGCGGCTGAGACTTTAGCAGGTGTAAAAGAACGGATGGGTTTCCTTCCTTTCCGCTAA
- a CDS encoding aldose 1-epimerase, with protein sequence MKQVTKGHWGGYDTYILHSRELELTILPRLGNSVISLWDRKENRHILRGPDESDQAFFMQKPYHFGIPLLVPPGRIRKGHFQFEGVNYQFDQNTAGDNHIHGLHRTQSWCVSDIEEDEEGCAVTTEFRTEDDPQWMRQFPVPLQFEMTFRLQDDKLKQSLKVTNLGDHRIPFGMGYHTWFMIDGQPERWNLKLPVESIYELTDELLPSGNVTELGSLDILNEGMNLRGTDLDTALRIGAKRPAEALLLRDDGYGLRYTADENWFRHWVVYTKGSADQFLCVEPYTWLPDAPNVSDDPEFTGLLVLEPGQTLELSTFLEMIYPVTH encoded by the coding sequence ATGAAACAGGTGACCAAAGGGCATTGGGGCGGTTATGATACTTATATTTTGCACAGCCGCGAACTCGAACTCACGATATTGCCACGGCTTGGAAATAGTGTAATCTCCCTGTGGGATCGCAAAGAGAACCGGCATATTCTTCGAGGTCCTGATGAAAGTGATCAAGCCTTTTTTATGCAAAAACCTTACCACTTCGGTATTCCACTATTGGTTCCCCCAGGACGTATACGCAAGGGACATTTTCAATTCGAAGGTGTGAATTATCAATTTGATCAAAATACTGCCGGTGATAACCACATCCATGGTCTGCATAGAACACAATCCTGGTGTGTTAGCGACATAGAGGAAGACGAGGAAGGCTGCGCGGTGACTACAGAGTTTCGCACAGAGGATGATCCTCAGTGGATGAGACAATTTCCGGTTCCACTTCAGTTTGAAATGACATTCCGGCTTCAGGATGACAAGCTGAAACAGAGTCTAAAGGTTACAAATCTGGGGGATCACCGTATACCTTTCGGAATGGGTTATCACACCTGGTTCATGATTGACGGTCAACCCGAGCGTTGGAATCTTAAGCTTCCTGTAGAAAGTATATACGAGTTAACTGATGAACTACTTCCGAGTGGCAATGTGACTGAATTAGGGTCTTTAGATATACTGAACGAGGGAATGAATCTGCGAGGGACTGATTTGGATACCGCGCTGCGCATTGGAGCCAAAAGACCTGCCGAAGCTTTGCTGCTGCGTGATGACGGTTATGGGCTTCGTTATACTGCTGATGAGAATTGGTTTCGGCACTGGGTAGTATACACAAAGGGATCTGCTGATCAGTTCCTATGTGTAGAGCCTTATACTTGGCTGCCAGATGCACCGAACGTTTCAGACGATCCCGAATTTACAGGTTTGCTTGTATTAGAGCCGGGTCAGACCTTGGAGTTATCAACATTCCTTGAAATGATTTATCCTGTAACTCACTAA
- a CDS encoding alpha/beta-type small acid-soluble spore protein, whose amino-acid sequence MGQAGQNQGGRRSSRNNLIVPQANQALQQLKYEAAQELGVTIPQDGYYGNYTSRETGSLGGYITKRLVQLAEQQLSGRSNS is encoded by the coding sequence ATGGGTCAAGCAGGTCAAAACCAAGGTGGTCGTCGCAGTAGCCGTAACAACCTGATCGTTCCGCAAGCTAATCAAGCATTGCAACAACTGAAATACGAAGCAGCTCAAGAGCTTGGAGTTACCATCCCTCAAGATGGGTATTATGGAAACTATACTTCCCGCGAAACCGGTTCTTTGGGAGGATATATCACCAAACGTCTCGTACAACTGGCAGAGCAACAATTGTCTGGTCGTTCGAATTCGTAA
- a CDS encoding M3 family oligoendopeptidase — MKHPLSLTWELDSLFAGGSASPEFELFLNELVSDIEKLHKEVLVVAVPTDEETTKPLDGIIELLQSCSGRIVVAAEFSICLSAQNQQDKAAVSLSGKVAGLSARLQGIRSEFDNVLRQTSDEVWTQWMARPEIAPLTFVLTESRDLAREKMSPELESMALELAVDGYHGWSEHYETIVGSIAIPFEDKVLSAGQAFNKLDDPDPKVREVMFRKWEEAWGGVADFCADTLNHLGGFRLKLYKGRGWEDVLKDPLNINRMTHETLNVMWEVIGNTKPALVSYLERKAKLLGMESLGWADVEAPIGKSSGKISYDHAAADIVTQFRKFSPKMADFAEHAFNSNWIEVEDRPGKRPGGFCVSFPERKESRIFMTYSGTPTSVSTLAHELGHAYHSYLLDDQPVFNQNYAMNVAETASTFAEVIVADAQVKSAGSAEEKLVLLENKIQNSVSFFMNIHARFLFETRFYEKRKEGLVHAEELCALMEEAQKEAYCGVLSEYHPHFWASKLHFYATEVPFYNFPYTVGYMFSTGLYRLALQEGATFADKYDDLLRDTGVMTLEALVAKHLGADLTQPDFWQGAADLITADIVEFLEMTKDLA; from the coding sequence ATGAAACACCCTTTATCGCTAACCTGGGAGCTTGATTCTCTTTTTGCAGGCGGCTCAGCATCACCTGAATTCGAACTTTTTCTGAATGAGTTAGTGAGTGATATCGAAAAGCTGCATAAAGAAGTTCTGGTGGTAGCGGTTCCTACGGATGAAGAAACTACCAAACCTTTAGATGGGATCATTGAGTTGCTGCAAAGCTGTTCAGGTCGTATCGTCGTTGCGGCTGAGTTCTCTATCTGTTTAAGTGCTCAGAACCAACAGGACAAAGCTGCAGTGAGTCTGTCAGGCAAAGTGGCGGGACTTAGTGCCAGGTTGCAGGGCATTCGATCGGAGTTTGACAACGTGCTGCGTCAGACAAGTGACGAAGTATGGACGCAATGGATGGCCCGTCCGGAAATCGCACCTCTAACATTCGTGCTCACTGAAAGCCGTGATCTAGCCCGTGAGAAAATGAGCCCCGAGCTGGAAAGTATGGCACTGGAGCTTGCAGTAGACGGATATCATGGCTGGAGCGAGCATTATGAGACGATAGTGGGTTCAATTGCGATTCCTTTTGAGGATAAGGTTCTATCAGCAGGGCAGGCTTTTAACAAATTGGATGACCCCGACCCGAAGGTCCGAGAAGTTATGTTCCGTAAATGGGAAGAGGCTTGGGGCGGAGTTGCGGATTTCTGTGCAGATACATTGAACCACTTAGGCGGTTTTCGCTTGAAACTGTATAAAGGCCGAGGATGGGAAGATGTTCTGAAAGATCCGCTAAACATTAATCGTATGACCCATGAAACGCTGAATGTGATGTGGGAAGTAATAGGTAACACTAAACCTGCACTTGTGTCCTATCTTGAGCGCAAGGCGAAGCTGCTTGGCATGGAGTCCCTTGGCTGGGCTGATGTCGAGGCCCCGATTGGCAAATCATCCGGAAAAATTTCTTATGATCATGCGGCTGCCGATATTGTTACCCAATTCCGCAAATTTAGTCCGAAGATGGCTGACTTTGCAGAACATGCTTTTAATAGCAACTGGATTGAAGTAGAGGATCGCCCCGGCAAACGTCCCGGCGGCTTCTGCGTTTCTTTCCCTGAACGTAAGGAATCACGGATTTTTATGACCTATAGCGGTACACCAACAAGTGTGTCTACACTAGCTCATGAGCTGGGGCACGCTTATCATTCTTATCTGCTGGATGATCAACCGGTCTTTAACCAAAATTACGCCATGAATGTAGCGGAGACTGCTTCAACCTTTGCGGAAGTCATTGTAGCCGATGCTCAAGTTAAGTCCGCAGGCAGTGCAGAAGAGAAGCTGGTCCTATTGGAGAACAAAATTCAGAACAGCGTATCCTTTTTTATGAACATTCATGCCCGCTTCTTGTTCGAAACCCGTTTTTACGAAAAGCGCAAGGAAGGTTTAGTTCATGCGGAAGAACTGTGTGCTCTAATGGAGGAGGCTCAGAAGGAAGCTTATTGTGGTGTTCTTTCCGAGTATCATCCTCATTTCTGGGCTTCCAAGCTGCATTTCTACGCAACGGAGGTTCCTTTCTACAATTTCCCCTATACTGTTGGGTACATGTTCAGCACAGGTCTATATCGCCTGGCTCTGCAAGAGGGAGCAACCTTTGCGGACAAATATGATGATCTCCTGCGGGATACGGGTGTTATGACACTGGAGGCCTTGGTAGCTAAGCATTTGGGAGCTGACCTTACACAACCTGATTTCTGGCAGGGCGCGGCTGATTTAATAACCGCAGATATTGTTGAATTCTTAGAAATGACCAAGGATTTAGCTTGA
- a CDS encoding YycC family protein, translating to MRPLQISPETAIALSKQLGVPLEHLMHMPQHILLQKIAELSRKEATPTTGEDLSSGTETDEPSAQKDET from the coding sequence ATGCGGCCATTACAAATTTCGCCGGAAACGGCTATAGCGTTATCTAAGCAACTGGGTGTTCCACTGGAACATTTAATGCATATGCCACAACATATTTTGTTACAAAAAATAGCTGAGCTCTCGAGAAAAGAGGCCACTCCCACTACTGGGGAGGATCTCTCCTCAGGAACCGAAACTGACGAACCTTCCGCACAGAAGGATGAGACATGA
- a CDS encoding DUF2225 domain-containing protein gives MTDLIPLYSIKVKCCNCEHEFQTSRVRPSLKKAIRRDADFCSYYKEENPDYYVVRVCPRCGFASTENSADKLTEIQKAAFKKSIGDRWTVKHFDGHRSWEAALETYKLALLCAQSIKDKDRILASLLHHIAWLYRYNGETEQELRFLRFSLDAYINVYERDGVGGNDARLLYLIGELNRRIGKFSEAVMWFSRLINDQRIMDAAMIRAAREQWGVLREQMRDAKMDPDELLSGTEGT, from the coding sequence TTGACAGATTTAATACCGTTATACTCCATTAAGGTGAAGTGCTGTAATTGTGAACATGAGTTCCAAACGTCGAGAGTACGGCCCAGTCTCAAAAAGGCAATTCGCCGAGATGCAGACTTCTGCTCCTACTACAAGGAAGAAAACCCTGATTATTATGTAGTTCGGGTCTGCCCGAGATGTGGGTTTGCCTCTACTGAGAATTCAGCGGACAAGCTGACAGAGATACAGAAGGCAGCCTTTAAGAAAAGTATCGGTGACCGATGGACAGTAAAGCATTTTGACGGCCATCGTTCTTGGGAGGCGGCTTTGGAGACCTATAAGCTGGCCTTGCTATGTGCGCAGAGTATTAAGGATAAGGATCGGATACTTGCGAGTTTGCTGCATCATATTGCCTGGCTGTACCGTTATAACGGGGAGACCGAGCAGGAACTTAGATTTTTGCGATTTTCACTTGATGCTTATATTAACGTTTATGAGCGAGATGGAGTTGGCGGCAATGATGCCCGCCTGCTATACCTTATAGGAGAGCTGAACCGACGTATAGGTAAGTTCTCTGAGGCTGTGATGTGGTTCTCTCGCCTAATCAATGATCAGAGAATTATGGATGCAGCGATGATCAGGGCGGCACGTGAGCAGTGGGGTGTGTTGCGTGAGCAAATGAGGGATGCAAAGATGGATCCTGATGAATTACTGTCCGGAACAGAGGGAACCTGA
- a CDS encoding globin: MNPNESIYENLGGAEGLHRLVEVFYEKVQLHPKLSPLFPADITPVLEKQYQFLSQFFGGPTLYSDLHGHPMMRARHMHIPITPERAEDWLDCMKKALEETAVEEPLRSFVLSRLAGPANHFVNTPREQE, translated from the coding sequence ATGAATCCAAATGAGAGTATATATGAAAATCTGGGGGGAGCTGAAGGGCTGCATCGCCTAGTTGAAGTCTTTTATGAAAAAGTACAGCTTCACCCGAAGCTCAGTCCGTTATTTCCAGCGGATATAACTCCTGTCTTGGAGAAGCAATATCAGTTTCTGAGTCAATTTTTTGGCGGTCCTACGCTATATTCTGATCTTCATGGACATCCAATGATGAGAGCACGGCATATGCATATCCCGATAACACCGGAGCGTGCGGAGGATTGGTTGGATTGTATGAAGAAGGCGCTGGAGGAAACTGCTGTGGAGGAGCCCTTACGTTCGTTCGTATTGAGCCGTCTGGCAGGGCCTGCGAATCATTTTGTCAATACGCCCAGAGAACAAGAGTAA
- the ylbJ gene encoding sporulation integral membrane protein YlbJ codes for MKLVHTEKRLYGPSLLTLGLAGCLLLMLIYPEASLAAAVRGIAVWWDVLFPSLFPFFVISEMMLGFGIVHLFGALLDPFMRPLFRIPGSGGFVAAMGYVSGYPVGARLTAKLREQDLVSRVEGERLVAFTTSSDPIFLLGAVSVGFFHDASLGLILALSHYGSGIVVGLLMSFHGRKEDAAEKVLSKTPPPTAAHGLAYRIRTAFSSMAEARRKDGRSLGELLRGAVQSSLQLIIVVGGLVVFFNVLMELLGRAGVMSSLFTLTGHLLTFIGCPPDLSKALVNGLFEVTLGARSAGAAGISLPLHFKVASAAFILSWGGLSVHAQVASILNGTGLRYLPFMVARALHAVLAATFVLMLWKPVRGTGLSSAWASLPVSAAFTPTPSGIIAALGLMGLLLAATLMVSLLMLFLTRIFTMLRRNG; via the coding sequence ATGAAGCTTGTTCATACCGAGAAGCGGTTGTACGGCCCCTCTTTACTAACTTTGGGACTTGCAGGTTGCTTATTACTTATGCTGATCTATCCTGAGGCCTCATTGGCAGCTGCGGTGCGCGGAATTGCTGTCTGGTGGGATGTGCTTTTCCCTTCGCTGTTTCCTTTCTTTGTAATCTCCGAGATGATGCTTGGCTTCGGTATCGTTCATCTCTTCGGTGCGCTCCTCGATCCATTCATGCGTCCGTTATTCCGAATCCCCGGGAGCGGCGGCTTCGTCGCAGCTATGGGGTATGTATCCGGATATCCGGTAGGAGCCAGGTTAACCGCAAAGCTTCGTGAGCAAGACCTGGTCAGCAGGGTTGAAGGAGAGCGGCTGGTGGCATTCACCACCTCTTCCGATCCTATATTTCTGCTGGGTGCAGTTTCTGTCGGTTTTTTCCATGATGCATCCTTAGGCCTAATCTTAGCGCTCTCCCATTACGGAAGCGGCATAGTGGTTGGACTTCTAATGTCATTTCACGGAAGAAAAGAAGATGCTGCAGAAAAAGTATTGTCAAAAACGCCTCCCCCTACGGCTGCACATGGTCTTGCTTATCGAATCCGGACGGCATTCTCGTCTATGGCTGAAGCCAGACGTAAAGACGGCAGGAGTCTTGGAGAACTGCTCAGGGGTGCTGTGCAATCTTCTTTACAGCTTATTATTGTCGTAGGAGGGTTGGTTGTATTCTTCAATGTGCTAATGGAACTATTGGGCAGGGCCGGTGTCATGTCCTCGTTGTTCACTCTAACTGGCCATTTATTAACCTTCATCGGCTGTCCGCCTGATCTGTCCAAGGCTTTAGTGAATGGTCTCTTCGAGGTTACGCTGGGTGCACGATCCGCTGGAGCTGCTGGTATTTCCCTCCCCTTACATTTTAAGGTGGCTTCTGCTGCTTTTATTCTTTCCTGGGGGGGATTATCCGTTCATGCTCAGGTTGCCAGTATATTGAACGGAACCGGGCTTCGATATCTGCCGTTTATGGTCGCCCGTGCCCTTCACGCAGTTTTAGCAGCAACATTTGTGTTAATGCTTTGGAAGCCTGTTAGAGGCACAGGACTCTCCTCTGCATGGGCTTCACTGCCCGTATCCGCCGCATTTACCCCCACACCCTCAGGTATTATTGCCGCGCTGGGGCTCATGGGCCTGCTTCTTGCAGCCACTCTTATGGTGTCACTGTTGATGTTATTCTTAACCCGTATCTTTACGATGCTCCGGCGGAATGGATAA
- a CDS encoding NAD kinase: MRYYVLDRGDQLSMDLAEQFHKLAAERNLQLDAESPEIVISIGGDGTMLHAFHTFIDRISSLAFVGVHTGHLGFYADWKAEELSTLIDYMCGTGDPKPHKPRIVKYPLLELEIHKKSGTTSHIALNEFTLKGVDGTVVIQIDINDETFEMFRGDGICVSTPSGSTAYNKSLGGAMVHPSIEALQISEIASINNRVFRTMGSPLLLPKHHHCDIFSRKDQRLLLTIDHNNIPVDDLISVRCQVSEQQISFARYRPFPFWNRVREAFLV; encoded by the coding sequence TTGAGATACTATGTTCTGGACCGCGGTGACCAACTATCTATGGATTTGGCCGAGCAGTTTCACAAACTTGCAGCGGAGCGGAATCTGCAATTGGATGCCGAGTCTCCCGAGATTGTTATATCTATTGGCGGTGACGGCACTATGCTGCACGCTTTCCATACTTTTATCGATCGGATCTCCAGTCTGGCTTTCGTAGGTGTTCATACAGGTCATCTCGGATTTTACGCCGACTGGAAGGCAGAAGAGCTTTCAACCTTGATCGATTATATGTGCGGTACGGGTGATCCCAAGCCTCATAAGCCGCGTATTGTCAAATATCCGCTGCTGGAACTGGAAATCCACAAGAAATCCGGTACAACCTCTCATATTGCCCTGAATGAATTCACCCTTAAAGGGGTTGACGGCACAGTAGTGATACAGATCGATATCAATGACGAGACGTTCGAGATGTTTCGAGGTGACGGGATTTGTGTATCCACACCTTCTGGAAGTACCGCTTATAACAAAAGCTTGGGTGGCGCTATGGTGCATCCTTCTATTGAGGCTTTGCAGATTTCTGAGATTGCTTCCATCAATAATCGGGTATTTCGTACGATGGGTTCTCCTCTCCTGCTGCCGAAGCATCATCATTGTGATATTTTTTCGCGGAAAGACCAGCGTCTGCTGCTGACCATTGACCATAACAACATTCCTGTGGATGATCTTATTTCTGTGCGTTGCCAAGTATCGGAGCAACAAATCAGCTTCGCCCGTTATCGCCCATTCCCATTCTGGAATCGGGTCCGCGAGGCTTTTCTAGTCTAA
- a CDS encoding copper amine oxidase N-terminal domain-containing protein — protein sequence MKKLFTLLTVLTLSLVLAVPVFSASKPIEVFINNSKVSFNAGTPYLQNGSVLVPFRAVFEKLGLKVLWDAKTGTVTGTGSGLNIQLKIGSNRASINGVIKKLVAAPTSSNGTTYVPLRFIGEATGGTVLWDPAVKSVRITTASSASGEAEIKSLFNNMISYFNEENLGGMNSLAEPESSFYDYASSLEQSFKTFDIKSILNELSIVDLKADEAIVTTTESTLRINGPYIPDQEDQYIYTLIRLNGKWKISDVQLQESTILLTSAQASKPADAPQSDISAINNTLANYYKALNEENITGVMSALTSYDEESDTEVKINLKYFFSNNNVNYTPGISNVYYYNGNEAALYAEQKTKEKDSAETYEQGIIYVFTKASDGTWKIDQAYTVFDKLL from the coding sequence GTGAAAAAACTTTTTACCCTTTTGACTGTGCTGACACTAAGCTTAGTGCTTGCCGTTCCAGTCTTTTCCGCATCAAAACCGATAGAAGTCTTTATCAATAATAGTAAGGTTTCTTTTAATGCAGGAACTCCTTATTTACAGAATGGTTCGGTTCTTGTACCCTTTAGGGCTGTCTTTGAGAAGTTGGGTCTTAAGGTCCTTTGGGATGCGAAGACAGGAACGGTTACAGGCACAGGCTCAGGTCTGAACATTCAATTGAAAATAGGCAGCAACCGCGCAAGCATAAATGGGGTCATAAAAAAACTGGTCGCCGCCCCTACTTCCTCCAACGGCACTACCTATGTTCCTCTACGTTTTATAGGTGAAGCAACAGGCGGAACGGTTCTGTGGGATCCTGCAGTAAAGAGTGTGCGAATAACTACAGCATCATCAGCATCTGGTGAAGCGGAAATAAAGAGCTTATTCAACAACATGATTTCATACTTTAATGAAGAGAATTTAGGGGGAATGAATTCACTGGCTGAACCTGAATCTTCTTTCTATGATTATGCATCCAGCCTGGAACAATCATTTAAGACATTCGATATCAAGAGCATTCTTAACGAACTAAGCATTGTTGATCTCAAAGCAGATGAAGCTATCGTTACAACCACAGAGAGCACCCTCCGTATCAACGGTCCCTACATTCCCGATCAGGAGGATCAGTACATATACACTTTGATCCGACTAAACGGCAAATGGAAAATATCAGACGTGCAGCTTCAGGAATCAACCATTCTATTAACATCTGCTCAGGCCTCAAAACCTGCTGATGCACCACAGAGTGACATTTCGGCGATAAATAACACACTGGCCAATTATTACAAAGCTCTTAATGAAGAAAATATCACAGGAGTAATGTCTGCCCTGACTTCCTATGATGAGGAATCTGATACTGAGGTGAAAATAAATTTAAAGTATTTCTTCAGCAATAATAATGTTAATTATACGCCTGGGATTTCTAATGTTTACTATTATAACGGGAATGAAGCTGCCTTGTATGCTGAACAAAAGACGAAGGAAAAAGATTCCGCTGAAACATATGAACAAGGAATTATTTATGTGTTCACCAAAGCAAGTGACGGTACGTGGAAAATTGATCAGGCTTATACCGTTTTCGATAAATTATTATAA
- a CDS encoding S41 family peptidase, whose product MKFSKLTTALLSSCLALSIVFSPIASAADTVPASTDMDIIKEVMDYLENYNLTDVEKAKLVRAAIDGMVYSLEDPYSQYFDAEESEAFMHQVDLEYVGIGVKLQYTGKELYIEEVVPNSPAEKAGLKRGDTILKINGVKIADLDGDEMTGAAGTKMTVLVQRNGVTKSYSVVRNEIASTSVTGTIIGPKIAYVAISGFSASSDEEFTAVLKQMREAGMKSMVLDLRDNPGGYMDAALNIASEFIDKGVMMYTEDNSGVLSPTVITDGSKINVPVVILMNEYSASASEALTGALHDNKLATVVGTKSYGKARIQSLFSLSNGSTLKLTTQKYLTPSKEDFNHIGLTPDIEVQGKTAQLITALQLAGMTTLEASGDNHILNINGAPFAGNVGLIKQGNTIYASSRVLAAMVQGDVSWDAKNKKVIVTNGAGKSAGFAMSTKEAISKNDETYIQLDSFKKKFPTLVWSYNASQNQLKLSVK is encoded by the coding sequence ATGAAATTTTCCAAGTTAACGACAGCCCTTCTTAGCAGTTGTCTGGCCTTATCCATTGTTTTTAGTCCGATTGCATCTGCAGCAGACACTGTACCCGCCAGCACAGACATGGATATTATTAAAGAAGTAATGGATTATTTAGAAAATTACAATCTTACAGATGTCGAAAAGGCTAAGCTGGTTCGTGCAGCGATCGACGGTATGGTGTATTCGTTAGAGGACCCATACAGCCAGTATTTCGATGCTGAAGAATCCGAGGCTTTCATGCATCAAGTTGATTTGGAATATGTCGGTATCGGAGTTAAATTGCAGTATACGGGGAAGGAGCTCTATATTGAGGAGGTTGTTCCCAATTCACCGGCAGAGAAAGCAGGCCTCAAGCGGGGTGACACGATCCTTAAAATAAATGGTGTCAAGATCGCCGATTTAGACGGTGATGAGATGACTGGGGCTGCAGGCACCAAGATGACAGTGTTAGTGCAGAGGAACGGAGTTACGAAATCCTATAGTGTAGTTCGAAATGAGATTGCCAGCACTTCAGTAACTGGCACGATCATCGGACCCAAAATTGCCTATGTCGCCATTAGTGGCTTCTCGGCATCCTCAGATGAGGAGTTCACTGCCGTCCTGAAACAAATGCGTGAAGCCGGAATGAAATCTATGGTGCTGGATTTAAGAGACAATCCGGGCGGCTACATGGATGCTGCGTTAAATATCGCATCGGAGTTTATTGACAAGGGTGTCATGATGTATACAGAGGATAACAGCGGAGTGCTATCACCTACTGTTATTACGGATGGCAGTAAAATCAACGTCCCTGTTGTTATTCTAATGAACGAATACTCTGCCAGTGCTTCGGAAGCATTGACGGGTGCGCTGCACGATAATAAACTCGCAACGGTTGTAGGTACAAAAAGCTACGGTAAAGCGCGGATTCAGAGCCTTTTCTCACTCTCTAACGGGAGTACGCTAAAGCTTACTACACAGAAATATCTAACCCCGAGCAAAGAGGACTTTAATCATATCGGACTTACACCTGATATTGAAGTACAAGGTAAAACAGCACAGCTAATCACTGCTCTGCAGTTGGCAGGAATGACAACCCTGGAAGCCTCTGGAGATAATCATATTCTGAATATTAACGGAGCTCCGTTTGCCGGTAATGTAGGTCTTATTAAACAGGGCAACACGATTTATGCTTCTTCACGAGTGCTAGCAGCTATGGTTCAGGGTGACGTCTCCTGGGATGCTAAGAACAAGAAGGTTATTGTCACCAATGGAGCTGGCAAATCTGCAGGATTCGCGATGTCGACCAAAGAAGCTATCTCCAAAAATGATGAAACCTATATTCAGCTGGATTCCTTCAAGAAGAAATTCCCTACCTTGGTATGGAGCTATAACGCCTCCCAAAACCAATTGAAATTGTCGGTAAAATAA
- a CDS encoding YutD family protein gives MIVIGGKGYELMLDHKDGWNPEAFRGRYSEVLERYDYIIGDWGYSQLRLKGFYRDNHPKVNRDTAISGMVDYINEYCNFGCAHFVLRKLKEQPVEGYKDILTKDPQESLPAEDVDGELLVTDDAAKEDQLKSATTRQSSSSSKDGGSKDRPVREHQGKKHRAKEAHGKKNPPRENQGRPPQVQPLDQQQ, from the coding sequence TTGATTGTTATAGGCGGAAAAGGCTATGAGCTCATGTTGGATCATAAAGACGGATGGAATCCGGAGGCATTTCGCGGAAGATATAGCGAGGTGTTGGAACGATATGACTATATCATTGGTGATTGGGGTTACAGCCAATTACGGTTAAAGGGCTTCTACCGAGATAATCACCCCAAGGTAAACCGGGATACAGCGATTTCAGGTATGGTGGATTACATCAATGAATATTGCAATTTTGGCTGTGCTCATTTTGTGCTGCGGAAGCTGAAAGAACAACCAGTAGAAGGCTATAAAGACATCCTGACCAAAGATCCGCAAGAGTCTTTACCTGCAGAGGACGTAGATGGTGAACTGCTTGTAACAGATGATGCTGCTAAAGAGGATCAGCTCAAGTCGGCTACCACCAGACAATCTTCATCTTCAAGTAAGGATGGGGGTTCGAAGGACAGGCCTGTTAGGGAACATCAGGGGAAGAAGCACAGAGCTAAAGAGGCTCACGGCAAGAAAAACCCACCGCGCGAGAATCAAGGCAGACCGCCTCAAGTCCAGCCCTTGGATCAGCAGCAATAA